From one Peredibacter starrii genomic stretch:
- a CDS encoding winged helix-turn-helix domain-containing protein codes for MKSEKIMKGQAKALWISAQGLHEKNYFGKGPSATTKVIEHLGYVQIDTINVIERCHHHILYSRIPDYHQKHLYQAQTHDKTIFEYWTHALAYVPIKDYRFFRGRMEKNVKSPHPWYDSVKKEDLQKLFRLIKKDGPISIRDIQDDVLVEKDHAWASRKPSKKALQLGFNQGKLVISERIGMLKKYELADRHFNWDKRPKRANEEELNEYLLERALRSQAIVSLDSICHLEPSRKAAMKALIQRQIDEQDLIPVLIDGAEKVQHWMRPELLKKKVTLDHELVHILSPFDPLIIQRKRLNLFFDYQHLFEAYIPKEKRVYGYFALPILIGDKIVAVIDLKTDRQLKKLLIQKWTWLPKQKSATFKKQIETELQRFEKFQLQ; via the coding sequence ATGAAATCGGAAAAGATAATGAAAGGCCAGGCCAAGGCACTTTGGATTTCCGCTCAAGGACTTCATGAGAAAAATTATTTCGGAAAAGGTCCTTCCGCCACCACCAAGGTAATTGAGCATCTAGGTTACGTTCAAATCGATACCATCAATGTCATTGAACGCTGTCATCATCACATTTTGTATTCACGCATCCCCGATTATCATCAAAAGCATCTTTACCAAGCTCAAACCCACGATAAAACCATTTTCGAGTATTGGACCCATGCCTTGGCCTATGTGCCGATAAAGGACTATCGATTCTTCCGGGGCCGGATGGAAAAAAATGTGAAGTCACCCCATCCCTGGTATGACAGCGTAAAAAAAGAAGATCTGCAGAAATTATTTCGTCTTATCAAAAAGGATGGCCCGATTAGCATTCGAGACATTCAAGATGATGTCTTAGTAGAAAAAGATCACGCTTGGGCCAGTCGAAAACCATCCAAGAAAGCGCTTCAATTAGGATTTAACCAAGGGAAACTGGTTATTAGTGAACGTATCGGCATGTTAAAGAAGTATGAGTTGGCTGATCGTCACTTTAATTGGGACAAAAGGCCTAAACGAGCTAATGAAGAAGAGCTAAATGAATATTTACTAGAGCGAGCATTAAGATCTCAAGCTATCGTAAGTCTTGATTCCATTTGCCATCTTGAGCCATCTCGAAAGGCCGCCATGAAGGCCTTGATTCAAAGACAGATTGATGAGCAAGACCTAATCCCAGTCCTCATAGATGGTGCAGAAAAAGTTCAACATTGGATGAGACCAGAACTTCTGAAGAAAAAAGTGACCTTAGATCATGAGTTGGTCCATATCCTTTCTCCTTTTGACCCTTTAATTATTCAAAGAAAAAGATTAAATCTGTTTTTTGATTATCAGCACTTGTTTGAGGCCTACATCCCAAAAGAAAAACGGGTTTATGGCTATTTTGCATTGCCAATTCTCATTGGTGACAAAATCGTGGCAGTTATAGATCTTAAAACTGATCGCCAATTAAAAAAACTTTTAATTCAGAAGTGGACATGGTTACCAAAACAAAAATCTGCGACCTTTAAAAAGCAGATAGAAACGGAACTTCAGCGCTTTGAGAAATTTCAATTACAGTAA
- a CDS encoding alpha/beta fold hydrolase, whose translation MEILSSFDNTKLNYEVIGTGNTALIFVHGWMGNCRWWDSQRDYFSGKYLIAQMDLAGHGRSGISRKEWSVKAYAEDIKAVADTLDAEKIILVGHSMSGANVVEAATMIQKTVGIVLVDTLKDLDQLMPPEQTEQFFGMLRNDYRGTIENVMPQFLFAKTSPVEIVNQISKEFLKYSPELSISALRPFYTTDMRETASKVKIPVRAINADLTPTEVAVNRKYFNDFDASILKGVGHYPMLENPTEFNAILGKILKDLNL comes from the coding sequence ATGGAAATTCTAAGTTCTTTTGATAACACAAAACTCAATTATGAAGTCATAGGGACGGGTAATACTGCTCTAATCTTTGTTCACGGTTGGATGGGGAATTGTCGTTGGTGGGATTCTCAACGAGATTATTTTTCTGGCAAATATCTCATTGCTCAAATGGATCTTGCGGGCCATGGAAGATCTGGGATCAGTCGCAAAGAATGGTCAGTTAAGGCCTATGCAGAAGACATTAAAGCTGTGGCCGATACATTGGATGCTGAAAAAATCATTCTTGTTGGTCATTCGATGTCCGGTGCAAATGTAGTAGAAGCGGCAACAATGATTCAAAAAACTGTTGGTATCGTTTTGGTTGATACGTTGAAAGACCTGGATCAGCTTATGCCACCTGAGCAGACGGAACAGTTCTTCGGGATGCTTCGGAATGACTACAGAGGCACTATTGAAAATGTTATGCCTCAATTCTTATTTGCTAAAACTTCTCCAGTAGAGATCGTAAATCAAATTTCGAAGGAATTTCTTAAATATTCACCAGAGTTATCAATTTCCGCACTAAGGCCCTTTTATACAACTGATATGCGTGAAACCGCTTCGAAAGTGAAGATACCTGTCCGGGCCATTAATGCAGACTTAACTCCCACTGAAGTGGCAGTGAATAGAAAATATTTTAATGATTTTGATGCCAGCATCCTAAAAGGTGTCGGGCACTATCCGATGCTTGAAAATCCAACAGAGTTCAATGCAATACTTGGAAAGATTCTAAAAGATTTAAATCTTTAA
- a CDS encoding HAD-IG family 5'-nucleotidase codes for MKQIAAIGFDMDYTLVRYDSEAFEEMTYKEIVKKLLEKGYPDAIGALKFKINLAIRGLVIDKPHGNILKLSTYSKVKHAYHGLHEMDFKTQQKIYQNLVIDLNDTDRYSIVDTTFSIAYCVLYMQLVDMKDSQPDLNLPDYKTLEQDLIEALDISHRDGSLKSQVKKNVKKFIVHDAGIVEALERFKRHGKKLWVITNSDYEYSKLLLDYSINPYLKEHKHWSELFNLVVTAASKPRFFTDKMPLLQIDPATGLMRNHHGKIEDGIYQGGNAQTIQKNAGLSGEQILYLGDHIYGDVLQIKKTCNWRTALVIDELISEVEALDKSATLTDQINDLMAEKVDLEQKLDDLFDKEIEKGKKPDKTKVQAHFKKIEGVDKKIGKLIRSHSQFFNPYWGETMRAGVEPSRLAGQIEKYACIYMAKISDFTDYSPRTYYRPRKKTLPHELA; via the coding sequence ATGAAGCAGATCGCAGCCATTGGCTTCGACATGGACTACACGCTAGTTCGATATGATTCCGAGGCCTTCGAAGAAATGACTTACAAAGAAATTGTTAAAAAACTTCTCGAGAAAGGCTACCCGGATGCTATTGGTGCTTTGAAATTTAAAATCAACCTGGCCATCAGAGGCCTGGTAATCGATAAGCCACACGGAAACATCTTAAAGCTCAGCACTTACAGTAAAGTGAAGCACGCTTACCACGGTCTTCATGAGATGGATTTTAAGACTCAACAAAAAATCTATCAGAACCTAGTGATTGATCTGAACGATACAGATCGTTACTCAATCGTTGATACAACTTTCTCAATCGCGTACTGCGTTCTATATATGCAGCTTGTAGATATGAAGGATTCTCAACCGGATCTTAATCTTCCAGACTATAAAACTCTTGAGCAAGATTTGATTGAGGCGTTGGATATTTCTCACCGTGATGGTTCTCTCAAGAGTCAGGTGAAAAAAAACGTTAAGAAGTTCATCGTTCATGATGCTGGTATTGTCGAAGCTCTAGAGCGATTCAAACGTCATGGAAAAAAACTTTGGGTCATCACAAACTCTGACTATGAGTACTCGAAGCTTCTGCTGGATTATTCAATCAATCCTTATTTGAAGGAACACAAACACTGGTCAGAACTTTTCAACTTAGTTGTAACTGCTGCAAGTAAGCCACGTTTCTTTACGGATAAAATGCCACTTCTTCAAATCGATCCAGCGACTGGACTCATGAGAAACCACCATGGAAAAATTGAAGACGGTATCTATCAAGGCGGTAACGCGCAAACCATCCAGAAAAACGCTGGCCTATCAGGTGAGCAAATTCTTTATCTTGGTGACCACATTTACGGTGACGTTCTTCAAATTAAAAAAACCTGTAACTGGCGTACGGCCCTGGTTATCGATGAACTTATCTCTGAAGTTGAAGCCCTGGATAAGAGTGCCACGCTTACAGATCAAATCAATGATCTTATGGCAGAAAAAGTTGATCTCGAGCAAAAACTTGATGATCTTTTTGATAAGGAAATCGAGAAAGGAAAAAAACCGGATAAAACGAAAGTTCAAGCGCACTTCAAAAAGATCGAAGGTGTGGATAAGAAAATCGGAAAACTTATTCGTTCGCACTCTCAATTCTTTAACCCGTATTGGGGTGAGACAATGCGTGCGGGTGTTGAGCCAAGCCGCCTGGCTGGTCAGATTGAAAAGTATGCTTGTATCTATATGGCAAAAATCTCTGATTTCACGGACTACTCACCCAGAACTTACTACCGTCCAAGAAAGAAGACGCTTCCTCACGAATTAGCTTAA
- a CDS encoding protein-glutamine glutaminase family protein, which yields MKRIMIGILAIGISQIVNAETFHSSIHSIAFGKGTAPHLVRFDNGRVSFLESEKGDLLQSLQFSLSKGRMVKVKADSSNTIRTVKAISYAAPVADDLAWATKREPYTPAVVKNSATAQKIFGKMRKDYTKSGECFNRAHIWGLEEYKRSGLKSMKVFMFFTERYIRKYNFHWWFHVTPMVYVKNLTSPRTLDRRYTSGPRQMKTWSDTFVRSKRSCKIVKKFDDYWLNQKSQDCYHIYTSMHYYVPRDIEKRDLTGVEKTEFVDREIKKAYKNGFKKR from the coding sequence ATGAAAAGAATTATGATTGGGATACTAGCAATCGGAATTTCGCAGATCGTGAATGCAGAAACGTTTCATTCAAGTATTCATTCAATTGCTTTTGGAAAAGGCACTGCTCCTCATCTTGTGAGATTTGATAATGGCCGGGTGAGTTTTCTCGAAAGTGAGAAAGGTGATCTTCTTCAATCACTCCAATTCAGTCTTTCAAAGGGTCGTATGGTGAAAGTAAAGGCCGACTCTTCAAACACAATAAGAACAGTGAAAGCGATTTCTTATGCTGCTCCGGTTGCTGACGATTTGGCCTGGGCCACAAAGAGGGAACCATATACTCCTGCGGTCGTAAAAAATTCGGCCACTGCCCAGAAAATTTTCGGAAAAATGAGAAAGGATTATACAAAGTCGGGTGAGTGCTTCAACCGTGCGCATATTTGGGGATTGGAGGAGTATAAAAGGTCGGGACTAAAGTCGATGAAGGTGTTTATGTTTTTTACTGAGAGATATATTCGTAAATACAATTTCCACTGGTGGTTTCATGTGACGCCTATGGTTTATGTAAAAAACCTCACATCTCCCAGGACACTTGATCGCCGCTATACCTCTGGTCCAAGACAAATGAAGACGTGGTCAGATACTTTTGTGAGAAGCAAACGCAGTTGCAAAATCGTTAAGAAGTTTGATGACTATTGGCTTAACCAAAAATCTCAGGACTGTTATCATATTTATACGAGTATGCACTACTATGTACCGCGAGATATTGAAAAGCGCGACTTAACTGGTGTTGAGAAGACAGAATTCGTGGATCGGGAGATTAAGAAGGCCTATAAGAATGGGTTCAAGAAGAGATAA
- a CDS encoding ankyrin repeat domain-containing protein translates to MLKSVQLAVLSSVLLSVGAQARVIYGDDNRVEVYQASPLMQRLARSSATAVAKTDIIRNLFRPGMVQLKQKTLQDWLSSADKNNRSKSLFTEKARNGAKSGARFCDGERFTDQPNPGMCSGFLIAPDLLVTAGHCATEENFCEEYDWVFDFKVDPSTKKAGLDIREEDVYRCKRVVSSSLNMDLGLDYGIIQLDRMVKGRAALNIRTDGQVFDFTNVTVIGSPSGLPQKVSGGAVVRKNTHPFYFTTNLDAFQGNSGAPVFNTKTGLVEGILVRGEEDFVLNYQKMCVSANRCKDNECRGEDVSRMTSIPEIGVMDVLFKSAKEGDLETLKNILKLNFWIDIYGRDRKSALIQAATSNQHEVMKVLIEKGADVNLQDIEGNTALHSFAKVLTERNNDVLNKMLAQKADLNLVNANGDSALLMAAKARNLAGVKLLIAAGAYANSVDANGESVLFTFARLGLTNVVNELADLGVNSAVKNATGETALDLLKK, encoded by the coding sequence ATGCTGAAGTCAGTTCAATTAGCGGTATTAAGCAGTGTTCTTCTTTCTGTCGGTGCCCAAGCGCGGGTCATCTATGGAGATGATAACCGAGTTGAGGTCTATCAGGCCTCTCCGCTTATGCAGCGTCTGGCCCGCTCATCGGCTACAGCAGTTGCAAAAACTGATATCATTCGCAATCTTTTCCGTCCCGGTATGGTTCAGTTGAAGCAAAAAACGCTTCAGGACTGGTTGTCTTCTGCTGATAAAAATAATCGCTCAAAAAGTTTGTTTACTGAAAAAGCACGAAATGGGGCAAAGAGCGGAGCTCGTTTTTGCGACGGTGAGAGATTTACTGATCAACCGAATCCCGGAATGTGTAGTGGTTTTCTAATTGCCCCTGATCTTCTGGTTACTGCTGGCCATTGTGCTACTGAAGAAAACTTCTGTGAGGAGTATGACTGGGTCTTTGATTTTAAAGTTGATCCTTCAACTAAAAAGGCGGGCCTAGATATCAGAGAGGAAGACGTTTATCGCTGCAAAAGAGTTGTTTCGAGTTCTTTAAATATGGACCTTGGTCTTGATTACGGCATTATTCAATTAGATCGTATGGTGAAAGGTCGTGCTGCTTTGAACATCAGAACTGATGGACAGGTTTTTGATTTTACCAATGTTACGGTAATTGGATCCCCTTCGGGTCTTCCACAAAAGGTCTCTGGTGGGGCAGTTGTTCGTAAGAACACTCATCCATTTTATTTCACAACCAACCTGGATGCTTTTCAGGGTAATTCAGGTGCTCCAGTTTTTAATACCAAGACTGGTTTAGTGGAAGGAATTCTTGTTCGTGGTGAAGAAGACTTCGTTTTGAATTACCAGAAAATGTGTGTGAGTGCCAATCGTTGTAAAGATAACGAGTGTCGTGGGGAAGATGTGAGTCGCATGACTTCAATTCCAGAGATTGGTGTGATGGATGTTCTATTTAAATCTGCCAAAGAGGGTGATCTTGAAACGCTTAAAAATATTTTAAAGCTTAATTTCTGGATCGATATTTATGGTAGAGACCGTAAGAGTGCTTTGATTCAGGCCGCGACTTCCAATCAACATGAAGTCATGAAAGTTCTTATCGAGAAAGGTGCCGACGTGAATCTTCAGGACATTGAAGGAAACACGGCCCTACATTCGTTCGCAAAAGTTCTAACAGAAAGAAACAATGATGTTTTAAATAAAATGTTGGCCCAAAAAGCTGACCTGAACTTAGTAAATGCTAATGGTGACTCTGCACTTCTTATGGCCGCGAAGGCCCGTAATCTAGCTGGCGTTAAGCTTCTTATTGCAGCAGGTGCATATGCTAACTCTGTTGATGCAAATGGTGAGTCAGTGCTATTTACCTTCGCACGCTTAGGACTTACAAATGTTGTTAACGAATTGGCTGATCTTGGTGTGAACTCAGCCGTCAAGAACGCTACGGGCGAAACGGCCTTGGATCTCTTGAAGAAATAG